The Triticum aestivum cultivar Chinese Spring chromosome 5A, IWGSC CS RefSeq v2.1, whole genome shotgun sequence genomic sequence GTCGCAGTTGGTGGACATGCTGATGGGGAAGGGCACACTGACGCCGCACTTGCCGGGCACGCCGGAGACCTTGCCCATGTTGATGGACTTGATGCTGGTGGCGAGGCTCTTGAGGCACCTGCACGCTATCTTGCGGTCCGAGCTGCTGCGGGCCATGCCGTTCAGCCCCTGCACGCCGGAGCAGCACTCCTTGCTGATCGAGGACGCCCTCCCCGTCACGTACGCCACGCACGGCGCGAGCTTGGAGTCCACCTGCCCGCACGACAGCGCCGCCGAGGCCTCCCTGCCGGCCATCATCAGCACCACCGCCGCCAGGACCACGGCGGCCACCACAGCCTTGCTGTTGAGACGAGCCATCGATCGGTAGCTGCAAGCTAGTTCCTTAagctgctagctagctagctatggGTGATCAGATGAGTGTGGTTAAGCTGGTGGAGTGTGATGGTGTGGAGGAAAGGGTGTGGCGTGGAGGGTATAAATAGGGGAACGGTGAACATGCAGGATTGATTGAGCAATTGATGCCCGTCGCTGACATGTTGTTGGCTGGTGGAGTTAATTGAGAAGGTCGATCCACCCTGCAAGTGCATGTACTCGCTAGAAAGTACGCTCGATCTCTTTGCAATTGGCATGTGTCTCTTTGCTTTTACTTTGGCTTTTATAAATGCTTTTTGCGGGAAGAAAAGTTACTGGTGGCGTGAACTAGAACTTCTTTGGTTGCTGCCCTGACCCCTGAAACTGCCTCATGGCTCCACATATTCAAGACAGTGTTTGGCTGCTCCCATGGAATTGTAACCATGACTGAGTAGCTAATTTTTGGGCGCAAGGACCCCTTTTCTATCGTTGTTGCCTCTGTCACCCATTTGATCACTTGATCACACCATGTTTACATCTGCTCTCTGCTGAATCAATGAAAAGCCAGCAAGtgttggatctttcaaaaaaacaaaacaatcttcACACCATGTTTGGTCCATTGTTTTTTTTAGCATCACTACAGACACAaccgctcatatacacgcgcatacacttacccctatgaacgcacacacgcacaccctacctctatgagcacctctgagagactgagccggcatatcatcttgagatttacgaagtcaccgtaggcgcctcgtcgtcgacgggaacgtctcctcccactgaaagcgtatcgccggaaatcctgaaataaatccaggaataatgcgagcaccaggatttgaaccctgatgggttggggataccactgtccacctaaccaaatATAGCCGTCGTTTTTTTTCcgagaaaacttccaatctattcctTTAATCATAACAGTATAACGAACATCAGAAATGATAAAAAATACATCTATATTCATAGACCACATAGCGACGACTACAAATACTGTTGTGTCAGGGTACATCCACCTCCATGGATCCGATTATGTGAACTCTTGAACCCATCTacgggcatttctaaccgatcccctaaaaATAGCTGAGTATCCAGCGGAGTAAAACGTTTATGGAGTTCTCCACTAAGATTTGGTTGGACTTAGAGGTAATATCATCAGAAGTCATAGAACTTGTACTTGATATtcagtttggtgctaaaacttTAAAAATACGGATCTGTGGTCATCTAATTTGACATCACGTGCAAATACGGTCACAAAATACGCATGCGGACATATCATGGTGTATGGGCCTCCCTGTCAGTGAGTGATTGCATTCGGCCGACTGATTTTTGCACAAAACAACCTTATTATTTTTTATTTGCGGGAAAAGCCAACCACTGTGCAGCAGCATATTGGTACGAAAATTAACAGAAAAAGCCTACTGCTGTACAGGTACGATAATTGACTAAAATATCAACGAGGCGGGACTCGAACACACGACCCAAATTAAGGACACAAGCCACTCTAGCCAACCAACGAACCCTTCACATTcatctactacccctataaaaggAAGAGAGGGCAGAGAACCAAACAATCAGATCCATCCATTAGCGAGATCTAATGACCCTTAATCCTCCAATGTTTAAGGCTACAAACCACACATTAAACCAAATCCATCGATCCCTAATTTGCCCCACAGTtcataaataaagaaaaaaaaaaccACTGCCCGCACACGACCGCACAACCTCTCCCCTCCTCGCACGACCTCTCTCGCCCCCTCCTCCCCGCACGTCTCTCGCCCCTTCCTCCTCTCGCGCCGTTCGCCTCGCGCCACCGTTAGCTGCAGGAGGCGCCCCACCGCGCCCGGCGACGCCTCCCGCCGCCGTAACCTCCCCTGCTCTTCTCCACCTCACCCCTGTGCCTCCCAaccgccaagccgccgccgcctcatctTCTCGCTGCACGGCCGGGCGACGCGGCGAGGCGCGCGGGAGCTCTTCGGCCGGAGACACGGCGAGGCGCGCGGGACGGCCGCTGGCGAACGTGGCCGGACCTGAGACTGTGGCGCGCGCTGCCACCTCCGCCCTCCCCCGGCCTTATCTCCTACGGAACAGGCTACTCATGCATCGGTACCTAGCCACCATGGCACCTCTTTCCCTCTCAATCCATTCTTCTGCTGTTTGTTTTTCAACTGGAGCAAAATTCATTGTACTCTGCTTGTGATTATCTTCATCATCGTCACTAATTTTGAAAGTTTTCAATACTAACAGCTAAGAATACGTACAATCACTTTCTTCCTTTATTTTGTCAACGTCCAATTTTAGAGCTCTAGATAAAATCTGCagcaaagaagcaacttagcctcTAAATTTTATCAATTATCCTGACCCATGTTCAGCAAATACAAATTCTAGAGCATTCATATTGTACGGTGCAGATGGCAACAGAATATAAAGCAAAAGATGAGTGACAGAATAGAAAACAAAAGATGAGTGACAGCATATGGTGATATGAGTGGAACAAAGAGATGTCCAGAATATGGCATCAAATAGTGCCTGAACAATAACAAGACTGACCACACATTATCCTATTTAAAAAAACCAGCAAGGAAGAATGAGACTGTAGTGAAGAGGTTATATGAACAAATAATAGATAGATAGAGGGCAAATGAGATACTGACCTGATATGTAGGAGTCATCTAATCTGTAACAGCTATGCCTGTCATCTATTCTCTAGGTTACAGATATACTAATCGATGAAAAACAAATTTTAGCCTTGATTCCTCTCGATCTCTCATGCCATAGCTAAAGTTCAAAAGGCTACTTCATCGCTGATGGCACAACACTGCACAAATTATAGAGTCCTGGTGTGTGTGTTTCATGATCCTCTGTTTTTGGCATCTCAATTATTTATATTACATCAGGAATTTCGGGAATTCCAGAGCACATATTCTGCCCTGCCTGGAGGATCTTCACAACTCTCTATGCCCTTCTATATATGTTTAAGATTTATAATATTATATCCAAAGATGACTAAGAAAGGAATGGATGTACCTCCATTTGCAACAGAAGAACATTCCCCGCTTAAGGACCTAAGGAACACAGCTATGGATGGGAGTGCAAATCTCAAGGATAATCAAACCAATAATCCTAATACTAATGATCCTAAAAGGAAAAGTGTTCAATCATGGTATGCTAGAATGTCAGATGAGAAGAAAGCGGAATACAACGTGAAGCGTCGTATATCTTGACAACAAAAGAAGGTTGCAGCTCTAGATTGTGCTAGCCAGGACCAATTCTCACAAAAATTTGTTTCTCTGTTACAGATAGTACAACCAACCCCTTTCCGTGACataatcaacacacatacaaaAGGTATCCAATTGTCCATCCACTTGTTATCTATATACTGACATGACATTTACTCATTGTTTACGAGTAAATTATTCTTTTCAGGTACATGTGTGACCTCGGCCTCAATCTCTGCAAATACACCTCAAATGCACACTTCAGGTTAGATCACATTCTTGCTACATTCATTAATTGCAATGTCAGAATTGATTATTCTCACAGACAACAATGCCATTTTCTCACTGTTTACGAGTAAATTATTCTTTTCAGATACATGTGTGACCTCTACGGCCCCAATCTCTGCAAATACACCTCAAACACACGCTTCAGCAGGTGAGATCACATTCTTGCTACATCCATGATTTATAATGGCAAAATTGTTTATGCTCCGAGCCAACAACAAATAGGAGCATCTGCCAACAAACAAGGTGGGAAAGGATGGCATGCCAACCTAAGCGACGAAAAGAAGGCTGAGCACCTAAGGAAGCTCCGGATGGTATGCCAACAAACTGCAGCTCTTGTTCTGAATGTTGATGTACCTCAATCATCCACGCAGCAAGGTGATCTGGTTAATAACATCAATCTTTCTTTTGTGGCCATCTTTTAGAAGGAGATGTCGTCCAACGTGTTTGTACATCAATTACCTACTTTACCTATAGATCAACAGTGGTTGGGAGCGCTTCTAATTGTGGTTACAACAGCGAGGTAAATCAATCCTGCTAATCTGACGTTCTTAACTAATTTTATTTTTGCCAAGCACAGTATGATTATGATCACTGATCTGCTTGTTCTCAGGTAAATCAATACTTCATCAATAACTGACATATTCTTGCAGCATATGAAGTTAAAATAGAGGTAGAATCAAAATGGTACAAGTACTCTTATGCCATTTGTCATGTATCATGATCGCAAGAACAATTTCATGTACTACCTTATTTACAGTTTACTCGCGCAAGCTTCTTTCACTAGAAATATAAATGAGTAATCAAGAAGACACAATTGCTCTAACAGTCTATTATTGATAACACATATGTTTGTAGGTTATAGCCAAGTCCAATGGTTAGTCTTGAATGACAGGCTTGCAACCCTTTTACAAGTTTTAAGTTTTGTGGTAAAATATGCTTTTGTGTGACCAAACCATTCAGACTCAGTGAAGTAGAAATCTCAATGAGTCGAATGTGCAGTCCATCAACAACGACGTGACAAACTCTGAGCCTGCTGGTACCATCAACAAGAAACTTTGTGTGTATTCCACATTTTTTAAGTCATCATGATTTCACCTATTACTGGATTGCCTCGATCCCTTCCCTTCTGCAAGGGacattcatttttcattttgagTAGTATTTCATCTATGAACCTGCAAGCTCATCCTTGCCAGTTTTAATGCTGAAACATTAAAAAAAAGTTGTTCTACACCTCCTATGTACTTGCAAGCCCATTCTTGTTATTTTGATAACATACCAACTTGTTTCATTCAACAGAGAAAATCTACTTGTTATTTGCAACTCTATCAACAGAGAAAATCTACTCTTGAACTAGCACGTGCATGTGATTCCGTCAACTATATAATTTTGAACTGGATGGATCCTTAATTCCTGAACTTTGAACATGATGGATCCTTTGTCATTTTTGTTGAAAGTTTAAATTGCATCCATCCTTCTTGCTGGCAGTACATGAATTGGACTGACGAGGCAACAAAGCTGATGCATGCTTGGGGACATTAGGTTTGATGTTATTACCGAGGTATGGGCTGAATAATACATGTATAAAACCATGTCGACTGAAACTGCAATTAGTCTTGCTTGCATCTATGCTATTATATGTTGTAGTCCAGTAACATATCTAATTGACCGTCTTTTGTTGCGTCATCACCGAAAATCTGAATTTCAGTACCAAACCACAGACTCATGCCAATGTATGTTGCCAAATGTTCTGAAGACATTTGGCCTCAAACCAAATGAAATTCTATGATTGCCAACAAAGAATGGTACTGTAGGTGCCATGACTACAAACCAAACAATGGAGACTTTCCAATATCTTGGCTGTGCCCTTTTGGCTTGGCCATGCCAATTTTTATCAGGGCTAATGGTGTTCAGACAAAATATACCCAATATTATTCCATGTATTAGATGTAAAGTAAGTTTTTGATGTCTTTATTTTTGGGTTCTGATTGTTATCCTAACAAAACAAGACATAATTGTGTAGGTTAATGAATATGAAAGCATCTTATCATAACTGCAGTATTTATCAATGTCTTTGAAAGTTGATTACACACTTGTCGAAATGGCCAATATATAATCTGTTGTCACCAGTCTACAATACACACCAACTACGGAAAGGTGGTGTTTAAGAGATGACATCAGAGAAAAGCACCAAGACCATTGTCTATCAAGACGTCGCAGCATTGAGTAATTGTGCATGTTATTTTAGTGTGAGAGTTTATAAATTTTTAGTTGCGGCTTAGCTACTGTTTCATCCATTTTATCATCGCAAACATTTGTACCAGTCCCACTTTATACCTATGTCTTATTTTATGATTATTGGATTTCCTTTAGCCCTTCTACAATTCAGTTAGTCACAGTAAAGTGTCTTCTGTTTCTGCAGATACACAAGTTGGTGTAGTCACACATCATCTTCAATTTCTGTTATCCATATCACTGCTCTTGGCCATTGTTGgcatcatcaacaccgagcaccaACGACAAGAGCCCAGTGGTGAACGAGGCCAAGAGAATCCTGAGAAGCTGCAGCTGAAAGTAGCACTGGAGGTGGTGCCTGGGAGAAGCAGTGCAGGCAGTGGCCTAGAGGAGCGGAAGAGGTGTCTGGGACGAGCATAGGAGGCAGCGGCGCAACAGTCGGGTGCAGGGGGCCCGAGAGAAGTGGAGGAACTGGTGGCCGGGAGCAAAATTGTTGGCGGTGGGATCAGAGGAGGTAATAATGCCCGGAGCAGCGCGGGCGGCAAGGGAGGAAACAAGTATTGAGCTGGCCTAAgtggcaattttatccatgtagtccctttgtaaactaatataagagtgtttagatcactactttagttatctaaacgctcttatattagtttacagagggagtacaaaatactAAGAGGAATATGTACATGTACTGCTTTATTAATTGGTGATATACCTACACACTTTCTCCTGGAAATTTCTTTCACTTGACATGATAGTCATGATATTTCTTtgttacatactccctccgtcccgaattacttgtcttagatttgttagATACGGATTTATCTAGACAcatgttagatacatccatatctaaatAAATCTAAAACAATTAATTTCGGACGGGGTAATAGAAATCTGATTCTTATATGTGAAGGAACAAATTATTGTACTTCTCTGTAAAATTACACAGTGCAATTTTGGTCAGGCTTCTCCTCATATTTCCTTCTATAGCATTATGGGCCCGTTGATCACCATCCATGTCCTTAGTACAGGGCGAAGCCACCAATGATGGCGGCATTTATAGATTTTTCTTTTCTATTATGTTTAATTCAGCTAATTCAATAACTTGTACTGTAGATAGTATTCCCTCtctaaacaaatataagagtgtttagatgaCTACTTtaataatctaaacgctcttatatttcttatGAAGGGAGTACTACAACTATATTTGACGGTGAATAAAAGAAAGCCTTTGTTAAATTATATCCATTAGTCTGATGGAGAATTCGTCATTTTTTTATTGTTACATATAAAAAGTTGTAATTTTATATCCTAAtaaagacgtgcgttgcacgtgcacgcttactagtattTCAAGTGTGGATAACAAACTGAAATATATTGAACGTGGAGCTTAAATGACATTTATTTTCGTACCTATGAGCAGTGGGTTCTGCCTGTCATTACACATTGAAAATTAACAGGAAAAAGTGTGACCGCCAGCTCTCGAACAAACAACCAAAGGGTAGCACACAGGACGTTCTAGCCGCTACAACCTACACGTATACACATCTACGGTGAATAACTAATCTTAATATACTGGAAATATGTAAATATTACGTAAACTACTTATAAATATTGTACATACAAATGATATACCCTACTTTTAAATTTGTTCatgtattattttaaaaatattcatatatttaaataaaatttatgaattataattttttgtatcatttaaaataaatatatcaaaaataaaattacaaatatTATTTAACTTTACAAACATTTCAATAACTGTTCTCGCATTTATAGAGTTCAACTTTTGTATAATTTAAAATGTAAACATTGATATGAATATTCAATCGTATCTAATATTTGAATTATATAATTTTTCAAATATAAGTCATGAGTAAAAATTATACATAAGTGAATAATTTTGAATATTTAGTAAATGTTTGAACCCATCATTTTGCATAATTTAAATATAAGCCTCGAGTGTGTTATTTTTCTTGGATTCATTAAACATATTTATTTAATAAAAAAATTCAATGTTGGTTTAActaaatattttttatataaatacgCATGTGTATATTTAAATGTTTTTATTGACTAATAATGATCGCTTGTATGTCTAATATTCTTGGAACATAAATTTGTTAATGGCATTTACAAATAGCTTTAAAAAATAGCAAGTGCAAAATGGGCCGCAGTATCCGCATAAATAAGCCGACAATGGCAACCCCCTTTCGAAAGACACGCATGTACTGTCAGACAGCAAGCCAGAGTGACAGAGGGAGCAAAAACACAGCTTGATTATTGAAATGTCACTCTGTTTTACAGCTCAGTCAAACCGTCTTAATGTGCAATTAGCCAATTAATATCACTCCCATTGTTTTACTGCTCCACTTGTAAGTACTATGTTGATGGCATTATATTTTATTTTAATGTGTCAACCTACCTAATATGACTTCTGATCCTGCTTAACGGAATCAACAGTGGCAGTACGTGCCTCTACATATTTCAGGTAAAAAAAGACTGGTAAAATAGCTTAAATGGGCTGCAGATATACACCAATTCCTCATAGATGCAGAAAAAAAATGTCATTTAAGTTCCACGTTCAATAAATCTAAGTTTGCTATCCGTACATGAGATACGAACGGGAAGGGTGAGTTGGCTGGAGTGGCTTGTGTCGTAAACATTGGCAACGGGTTAAGTCTCTGCTCAAACATTTTTTGTGTTAATTTTTGTACCTATATGCAGCACAACAGTCGGATTTTCCGCAAATAAAAAAATGCGAGGGTGTTTTGTGCAAAAGTTAGTCAGCCGAGCAACATCACTCATTGACAGGTGGGGTCACACCCTGATACGTCTGCATGCGTATTTTGTGGCCATATTTGCACGCGTTGTCAAGTTAGGTGACCAAAAATCCGTATTTTTAAAGTTCTAGCACCAAACTGAATATCAAGTGCAAGTTCTATGACTTCGGGTGATATTACCTCTTATCCAATCCCCTATATAAATCCGGCTAGAGGTGGAGTCAATACTAGCATGCGGCGCGGAGGCGTTGCCGGAGCTCTCTGGTCCGTTTCCCGGCCAATCCATAGCAAGGCACAGTCGCCGGCGGCGGTAGCAGCAGCAGCCGCAGATCCACCAGTTCTGCGTCGGCGACGGGACAAGAAGGCACAAATCCAAGTGGTCAAGGACCACGACGGTGGGCGGGTGCCGgcggggggagggaggggtggcgccGGCGCAGATGCAGTGCGGGAGTGGAGCAGGGGAGGCGGCGAGGGAGGATGTGGCTTTTAGTCAGCCACCGAGTGATAGAGTATATTTAGCAAAAAAAATACGCGGTTGAGATCCTCCATTACAGCGGATTGGGATCGGCTCggttagagaaataaaactaaattTTTACTCTTCTAATGGGTTATAGGGATCGGTTTGATACTCTACAAGGTAGAGCAGTGATTGTACGTGTACCAAGGCAGAAGCTCAGGCCACCGATTTCCTAGGGCCGAGTCCGACAGCTCTGCGCAGCCGAGAGCACCCAGGCTGAGATGGCAAAGACGATAACATCCAGCAGATCAAAGGAAAGGCAGACCATGCATCTGCGCTCAGGGTAGGGTAGCAAATCAAACGGTCCAGTCGACATCTAAAGTGGTCTCCGGAACGTCTCCTACGGCAACTGAACTTTCTTCAATTCCGTAGCCGAGCGGCACCTCTACAGTATGAAACGAAGTATTAATGCCCGATAGATCCATAACCTAACTGTTCATACCTGATTTTATTGGCCTTATTACCAATTCCATGTAGTAGTTGCCACCTACATAGCTTGCGTCTCCCAACAGGACTCGGGTCTGAAACGTCGCAATATTGCTTTCGATCTATGCATGCGGGGTAGCAGGTGAAATAGATTTTCACCTCATCAATCCTCTACAGTAGCAGCTTTAAATTGTTTGTTAATTCGGCACGTCTCTTCTCAGCGCCGTTTTTCTTTTTATTATGCTCGAACTTGCAGCCTATATCTGTATTACTTAATCTCTACCACTTAAAAAGAACTTAAGGTTCTTATTTCACTATTTTTCTCAGCAGCCCTTTCGTTCAACCTTTCATGTATaagataatcaatcaccttaattacTTGCCTTCTAAACCAATTTCACTTTAGTTTACTTAtcaaacttctaatcaaaatataaggtacTCCACAGTTAGAATTTGACGagcatttatttacacaatcacattatTATTAACAGATAAATCAGAAGTTAAAATACTAAAATATTTATATCCCATTGTAACGCACAGGCATTGTTCTAGTATTGTTAAAGAAAAGAAGCGTGATACCAGCCCACACCCTCATCCATTGTTCATCACTCCTTTCATTTTTGCAGTGATGGGTGTCAAAAGCCTATCACTTGCGGGCAAGGCTCTCAatatccttggacggcccccacgTTGCCACCATAGGCGACACGGGGAAACCCTACCCAACGCCGCCGCCAGGCACATCCTCCGCCCCTTCCCGCTTCGCCgccgctggagagcttgccggcgaAGCTGTGCCGAGCCCAGGGATGGTGGTTGCGGGGCAGATCCGTACCTCCTGCTACGTCCCCCACCCACCCCTTCGCCGAGATCCACTTTTGTGCGGCTCGGGACGGTCTTCTCTGGTGGCTGCTCCCCGCCCAGCCGATCCGGCGGCTCTTGCCTCCTGTGCGAGCTGCTCCCCTGCTTCCTCCCCGTGGATACATCCCCTCTACTGTTGCTGGCCGGGGAGGCAGGTCGCAGCTTCGTACGGCGGTTCGGTTGCGCCTTGGTGTCGACGGCGGCTGCCCTGGCTGCCCTCACGCTGTGCGTCATCCATGGTGCGGCTCCTCTCCCCCACCCCTCCCTCGCAAGCTTCTGGTCGGCCCCCTCGGGCGGCGGCCTTGGAGGCGTGGTCGGGATTTCGGCTGTGTGCGGGCTCACCCCTACCACCCCACCCCGGCAGGGGCGAGTCCTGCCCGACGGACATGGACCTGCGCTCCTTCCTGCGTCCATGGCCGGTCAGGGCTGCTCCGGGCCCGGCGCCCCCCGGGACTGCACTCCTTCCGGCTCCCTTGGCTCGCCGACGCCTCGGCGCCTTCACAACCACACCATGCTGGTGCCTTGGTTGGCCATCCATCCCGGTGCATCTTCGACGCCGGCTTGCTCTAGGAGCTGCGCCCCCTTCCGGCTCCTCGAACTTGTCGACGTCCTTGTTGCTTCG encodes the following:
- the LOC123103162 gene encoding probable non-specific lipid-transfer protein 3, producing the protein MARLNSKAVVAAVVLAAVVLMMAGREASAALSCGQVDSKLAPCVAYVTGRASSISKECCSGVQGLNGMARSSSDRKIACRCLKSLATSIKSINMGKVSGVPGKCGVSVPFPISMSTNCDTVN